TTCATGCAGAAATCTCGTATCTATCATGGCTCCTTACTGTGGGCTTTCGAATATCTTATGGTTGCACTTGGGGCATATTGACTTTCTTTCTTCAGATTTTTGCTTTCTTAATAACCCTAACCTTTCCAGGCTTCCCAACATCTCCCTTAATCTCAAAGACATTTCCAAAAAACTGCTCTACGACCCACACGTTGGTTATCAGGTGCTTTGTGATTTCACTTACCCATATCTCCCCTCCAGCAAAGGCCAAAAACGGTATCAACTGATCTCCTAGGAACTTATCCACTGCATACCTTGGAGCCAGCTGCTCTATGAGTACCTTTGCGGCTTCTCTACCCACAATTTCTGCGGGTTTTCCTCTTTCTCCTAGAGCATCTCCGCCCAAGCGGAGAACATCGGTGTTTGCCCATATCACAATTCCACTACCAGGGCCAAAGTGGGGATCTTTTCCTTGCTCGTAATATTCTTCGTTGATTTTTATTGGGACAGATGGATAGGCTCTCTCTAAAGTTTCTTTTGCAGCTTTTGCCTGTCTTATTGCCACATGAGAGGGCAGTCTTACAGCATGACTTATTCCCTCAAAGCTGTGGATTTTATCAAAAGTTCTTGCTATTAAAGGCTTTTTTGTTTCCCATGGATATACCTTTCCGACGACAAAACCTCCGCCTCTCGGGTAGTGTCCCCGTCTCCTTATTTCAACCTCTACTTTCATTCCAAGCTTTTTGAGAGCATAAAGAGTTATATATTTCAAATAGTCAACTGGGGGAGACCATGCAACATCAGTTCCACCTGTTATCTCAAAAGTAACTTCTTCTTCAGCGAAAACCATGGCTGGAAGAAGAGCCTGAAGAATGAGACTTATACTGCCGGCGGTCTTTATAGGTACCTTTATATGTCTTGCTCTGATGTTCTTTGGATAAAATTCAAGCTCAGTTGAGCCTTCCTTGGCTCCCTTTACTTTCGCATCAGATAGTTCTTTTAGAGCTAAGATTCCATATAGATGTTGAGGTCTTAAGCCAGGGTTAGAGCGCTTGGCTCGGATATTGATAATTTTTATGGATTCTCCGGTAATTACTGAGAGAGCAACGGCTGTTCTGAGGATTTGCCCTCCACCTTCTCCATAGCTTCCGTCAATGACTTTCATTCTTTTCACCGAGGAATAATGCGAGTGCGTCCTTTAAAAGTTCTATTGGTTCTTTTTCTAGTCTTTTGCCTTGAAGCCTTTTGAAGAGCTTAACAAGTATTAAAGTGCTTTTAAAAGTTCTGTACTTGGTAGGGATTTCCTCTACGATCTTTAAAGGGACCTCAAGACCAATTTCTTTTTCTAAGATTTCCTTCATTTCTTTGTTTCCTAAATAGGGTAGTTTTATTTTGATCGGGAGCACTACGCTATCGTATTTTGCGGGATTTTTGGTATCTACAATTATCGTAAACCTCTCTTTCATTTTCACAACTTTTCCTTTGAGTTTTAGGAAACCTTTTTCTTTAATTCTTAGGAGCTTTTCCAATAACTCTAGAGGAGGCTCTTGTAGAATTAGAAATCCCTTGCATGCTTTGAGAGATAGTGGAGCATTGTATATATTATCATTTAGTGCTTGGAATTCAAAATCTTCCACCGAATCAATGTATCTATCCCATACTATAACTGGGGGTTTTATGAGAACTTCTTCCTTGTTCTTTGCAATGACTTCATGAAGATTTTCATCAAAGATTTTTACAGTGAAATTCTCTATCTTCATGCTCTTGGATATTTTAACGGTGCCTTTAGTCACACTTTTCAAAATCTCTGAAATAGGGATTTCTGCGGAATTTATTATCAATGTATCCTCCATAAGCTCAAGAGGCTTAAGCTTCTCTTTGATACTCTCTGGAAGGCTGATTTCATCTAGATCGACTCTCAACGGTTCTTCTTTTAGTTCTATTCTCACACTCTTTCCCGTCCTTGTCTTAATTTTTTCTAGAAGATCTTGACTTACTGAGGTTATCTGATAAATCTCTTTTTTCCCTTGAAGATACAAAACTCCATTTGAGAGCAATCTCAAACCAAAACGAGCAAGAAACGCTGAAAGCTCGCTCTCAGTCCTTGTGCTTATTATTTCCTTTCCTTCAACGCTTTCGTATCCTTGGTCTACAACAACAAAATCTGCTGGGTGTATGCCTTTTTCATAAAGAAATTGTTCTAACAATTCTTTTGCGAGCTCTTTATTTTCTGCGTAAGCTTTGATGAATTCAACTATCTCATTCCTTCTAACTCCAATAAGGATGAGACCATTATACCTTTCTTTAGGTGTTAGGAGGTTGGTTTCCATGATTTTTCTTAGGTTTTTCTCTCTTATATCCTTTTTCAAAGGCTCATAAATCCTAGGGGCTCACCACTGTCAAGATCTATTATTTTTATCTCCCTCTTTCGCGTGTCTAAAAACGCCACGCTCTTTACTCCACTTACATAGCCGCATACTTCGCCTGGATTGAGAACTATGCTTCTACCAGTTTCTCTAATTTCATATTTGTGAGTATGTCCTCTAATGACTACATCGTAAAGCTGGCTCTTGACGAATGCTTCTACGATTTTTTCATCTGTACCATGGAGAACAATAATTCTAAGACCATCCGCGTCTATTTCTAGAAGCTCGTCTTTTACACCAATTGTGTTTTTTAGCCCTTCTCTTTCACCATCATTGTTACCAAAAACGCCTTTTAATGGCGCATTAAGTTTAGAAAACTCTTTTTTAACGAATGGAGCAATGTAATCACCTGCATGCAGCACTAAATCCACACCTGCATTGTTAAAAACTTCAATAGCTTTTGAAATTGCCGGGAGGTTGTCATGAGTGTCACTCATTATGCCTATCAACATGTTATCACCTCTTATATACTCAAAAACTATGGGTTTATATTTTTATCCTGGTTTAAAAACTCTTTCCACCTTTTGGGGAGATTGTTTCTCCATAGGCTAAAGCTTAAGAACATCACAGTATCAACATTTTATTGCACGATGTGGGTGAGAAGGGATGTTAATAGGGAAAGCCCTTATTCCAGTTAAGGTACTAAGATCATTTGGGACATGGAAAAGTGGAGACACTATCCTGATAGAAGACTGGAAAGCGAAGGAACTCTGGGAAAGTGGAATAGTGGAGATTATTGATGAAAGTGAAAAAATAATTCGTGAGCTTGATCAGGTAATTGCTGAAGAGAAAGCCAATGAACCAATAATGCCTATTCCGGAAGGCCTCTATTCAAGGGCTGAATTTTATATATATTACTTGGAAAACTATGTTAAGAATAGAGTGGAAATAGATATAGATGTCATTAATGCAAAGGTGACAAAACTTTCCAATCTCAAGAAGAAGTATCAACACCTGAAAAAACTCCGATTTAAAAAAATATTAACAGCCATAATGTTTCGCCCTGCGAGTTTGGAGATTTTGAGTAGACTTTCACCTGAAGAAAGAAAAATATATCTTCAAATTTCTCAAATACGAAATGAGTGGTTGGGTGAGAGCTAATGGACAGGCAGGATATGATTGAGAGATTTGTAAAATTCCTAAAGGAATATGCAGATGACGAGGGTAATCAAATATATTTGAACAAAATTAGAGATATTCTTACAGTTATTCCTAGGAGATCTATAGGGATCAGCTGGGAACATTTAAACGCGTTTGATCCAGAACTTGCTGAGGAACTTCTTGAGTCTCCAGAAGAGGTTATTTTGGCCGCTGAAGATGCAATCCAAATAATTCTTCAAGAGGAATTCTTTAGGAAAGAACCGTTTACGATCCATGCCCGCTTTTTTGAGTTACCAAAGACTTATCTCGTGAAAGAACTTGGGAGCGAACACATAAATAAACTTATCCAAGTAGAGGGTATAATAACGAGGATAACTGAGGTTAAGCCCTTTGTTTCTAGAGCGGTCTATGTATGCAAAGACTGTGGGCAGGAAATGGTCAGATTGCAAAAACCTTTTGCCACGCTCATAAAACCAAACAAATGTGAGGCGTGCGGAAGTAGAAATCTTGAACTTGATGTGGATAAAAGCACTTTTCTGAACTTCCAAAGTTTTAGGCTTCAGGACAGACCAGAAAGCCTTAAAGGGGGCCAAATGCCACGTTTTGTTGATGTTATTCTTTTGGATGATCTTGTTGATATTGCCCTTCCGGGTGATAGAGTTATAATCACAGGTGTTATGAGGGTTGTTCTTGAACAGAAGGATAAAAGGCCTATATTTAGAAAGATAATTGAGGCAAATTATATAGAACAGCTCAGCAAAGAAATAGAAGAACTTGAGATAACTCCAGAGGATGAACAAAAGATTAAGGAACTTGCAAAGAGAAAAGACGTTGTGGATGTTATAGTTGATTCTATTGCACCTGCAATATATGGAATGAAAAAAGAAAAGTTGGGTATAGCGCTTGCTTTATTTGGTGGAACAACGAGACAGCTTCCTGATGGGACAAGATTGAGAGGAGAAAGCCATGTTTTGCTCGTGGGAGATCCTGGAGTGGCTAAGTGTGTCGATTATCATACCCAAGTTGTTCTTGGAGATGGAAAGATAAAGAAGATTGGGGAGATTGTAGAAGAAGCAATAAAGAACGCCGAAGAAAAAGGAAAGTTGGGCAGGGTTAATGATGGTGTCTATGCCTCAATAAACTTGGAACTTTATGCACTCAATTCTAAGACGCTCAAAGTGGAGAAAGTTAAAGCAGATGTGGCATGGAAAAGGAATGCTCCTGAAAGGATGTTTAAAATCAAAACAGCAACTGGGAGAGAGATAAAGGTTACTCCAACTCATCCATTTTTTGTGTTTGGAGATGGCAATTTTAAGACTAAAAAAGCAAAAGAACTTAGGCCTGGCGATTTTATTGCAACTCCACGCATGTTGGCTATTGAAGGTACTAAAATTAGACTTTGGGACATTGATATGGAAAAACCAAAAACCGGTAAGAAAAGATTGATGCTCCCTGAATTCGCTGATGAGAAATTTTGGTATGTTATGGGGCTACTTACAGGGGAGGGATACGCACAAAAAAAGAACGGTAGTGCAACTATTTTCTTTACAAACAATGACGAAGAGCTGATAAACATTGTCTACACCTATTTTAAAGAAATCGGGTTAAATCCAACGGTTAAAATACCTCACACTGGAAAGAGATCTAAAGAAGTCTATGTGAGTAGTGTGGAGCTATATAGGTTGTTTGAGCATTTTGAGATTGCAGGAGACTCCTCAACGAAGAAAGTACCGCCCCAATTATTTAGTGCTAGACTTTTGGATATAAGATCATTTCTTAGAGGATACTTTGATGCAAAGGCAACTATAGATGAAAATAAAGCAAGGATCACTGTAATTTCAGCTTCAAACGAGCTTTTAAGGGGTGTTCAATCTCTCTTGTTAAGATTTGGGATTATCTCTCAGCTTCACGAAACAAAAGACATTGCCACAAATGGAAAGATGCAAGAGGCTAAAAAGTATTACCGGCTGTTTATAACAGGTAAGGATGTTTTAAAATTTAGAACGAATATTGGATTCACCGTTAAAAGAAAGTTAGAACTCCTTGAGAAGGTTACTTCTAAAAAGAACTTTAATCCTAATATTGATGTTGTCCCAGGTGTTTCAAAATTGCTAGAAGATCTCAGAATCTCTGCAGGTTTGACGCAAGAGGAGATGGGAATTAATCGCTCGACATATCTTCATTACGAAAGAGGAGACAGGTCACCAAGCAGAGAAAAACTCAAACGCATAGTAGAAGCCTTAGAAGAGAGGTTACCAGCTGAAAGTGAGACGGTTAGATTACTTAAACTCCTTGCTGATTCGGACATATTCTGGGACAGAGTTGTAGAGATAGAAGAATACACACCGAATCATCCATGGGTTTATGATTTACAAGTTCCTGAACACCATAACTTTATTGCGAATAATATTTTTGTACATAATAGCCAGCTTCTCCGTTATGTGTCTAATTTAGCGCCAAGGGCCATTTATACAAGTGGAAAGAGTTCAAGTGCAGCCGGTTTGTGTGTTGGACCAGACTCTTTGATAGTAACTAGCAGTGGCATTCAGAGAATAGGTAACTTAACGGAGAGGTGGATGAAAAGTGTTGGGAGTATTGAGTACTCGGAGGACGCTGAGTAT
This region of Thermococcus sp. MV5 genomic DNA includes:
- the rtcA gene encoding RNA 3'-terminal phosphate cyclase, with the protein product MKVIDGSYGEGGGQILRTAVALSVITGESIKIINIRAKRSNPGLRPQHLYGILALKELSDAKVKGAKEGSTELEFYPKNIRARHIKVPIKTAGSISLILQALLPAMVFAEEEVTFEITGGTDVAWSPPVDYLKYITLYALKKLGMKVEVEIRRRGHYPRGGGFVVGKVYPWETKKPLIARTFDKIHSFEGISHAVRLPSHVAIRQAKAAKETLERAYPSVPIKINEEYYEQGKDPHFGPGSGIVIWANTDVLRLGGDALGERGKPAEIVGREAAKVLIEQLAPRYAVDKFLGDQLIPFLAFAGGEIWVSEITKHLITNVWVVEQFFGNVFEIKGDVGKPGKVRVIKKAKI
- a CDS encoding metallophosphoesterase, which gives rise to MLIGIMSDTHDNLPAISKAIEVFNNAGVDLVLHAGDYIAPFVKKEFSKLNAPLKGVFGNNDGEREGLKNTIGVKDELLEIDADGLRIIVLHGTDEKIVEAFVKSQLYDVVIRGHTHKYEIRETGRSIVLNPGEVCGYVSGVKSVAFLDTRKREIKIIDLDSGEPLGFMSL
- a CDS encoding DNA replication complex GINS family protein translates to MLIGKALIPVKVLRSFGTWKSGDTILIEDWKAKELWESGIVEIIDESEKIIRELDQVIAEEKANEPIMPIPEGLYSRAEFYIYYLENYVKNRVEIDIDVINAKVTKLSNLKKKYQHLKKLRFKKILTAIMFRPASLEILSRLSPEERKIYLQISQIRNEWLGES